In the Nymphaea colorata isolate Beijing-Zhang1983 unplaced genomic scaffold, ASM883128v2 scaffold0074, whole genome shotgun sequence genome, ATCGCCAGTGACTGCAACAACATTATTCAATCTCTTCAATCCTTCTACAAGCTGAGCTTGTGTTCAGGTCTACTACGGGATAGAATCTTGAGATGCTTCACTTTCTCATAGAATTCAGCAGGGCTCAGATTCAGCTCTAGCTTTTCGAACTATTCACCCTCCATGCAAAGACCTGGAGTCTTATCTTCAGCACGAGTGATGCCCAATTAATCACCTACTGCTCTTGCAGTAACTGAATTGTCACCTGTGACCATAATAACGACCACTCCAGCACGGTTGCACATAGCGATAGCTTCTTTGCTCTCAGGCCTAAGCAAGTCTTGAATGCCGGCCAACAAGAGTAAGGTGAATCCGCTTTTTTCAAGATCTCTAACTCCAAATTTATCCTTGGTGTTTAATTCTGCCTATGTGACATCTTTGCTCAGTTCCTTCACTCCCAATGCGACCACTCTTAGGCCTCTTCTGGTAAGGCTGGCTAATTCCTCATCGACTGCATTTTTGTCCAATGGCACAATCCCATTATTGCTCTTGTTGACACTACTGTACATCTTATCGCAGGCTCCCAGCACGATTTAACTACCTCCAGTGAGGAAGAGAACCTTTTTATTGCGATAGGTGATTCCAGTGGTGATTCTCTTACGATCAGAATTAAATGGGAAGCGAAGGAACATATGTTATTCATTCTTGCATCGTTATTGGAATAAGTCCTTTCCAGAGTAGAATTGATCAGCATACTTAAGGAGGGCGATTTCAGTGGCAGAGCCTTTAGGTTTTGGATGAAGAATAGAGGAAGAGTTGGTGACAATAGAAGTAAAAACCAATCCTTATATTCGTCATTCTTGGGGTGGTCGGCAAAGGGAGCTTTGGTGATATTTTCATCGGATTTGTAGCTCCTACCAGTCCAGATTTCCACCACGTTCATGTTGTTTTGGGTGAGAGTTCCAGTCTTATCAGTGCAGATGACATGAGCAGATCCCATAGTCTAGCAGCAAGCTAATTTTTTAACCAAGttcttctcttccaacatctGCTTGACGGAGAAGGCCAAAGAAAGAGTGACGGCCAGGGGTAATCCTTCAGGGACGGCCACCACGATTAAAGTGACTGCTAACATCAAATAGCTAAGGATATCGCCGATGTGTTTGCTTGAGTTGAAGCCATTAGGAGCAATATCGGTTACAAATAGCCAAATCAGCAAGATGACGAAGAGGATAACACCTGATATAAGGCCAAACCATCCTATTTTTTCAGCTAAATCCTCCAGTTTGTCCTCCAAAGGTGTGCATTCATCAACTTCCTCTTGAATCAACTAGTTGATTTCTCCTTGTCTATGGTCTTTGCCCGATAGCAAACATAACATCAAGCCCTCTCCACTCATGATCTTGGAGCCGCTGAGTATAACAGGAGAAGGCGCTTTTTTGTTGTCCAAGCCATGGTGTAcacattttccaaaatatctTTGTAAACTTCATGAGCCTCACCAGTCATGGAGCTTTCATCAACAATCAGGTCATTGGCTCTTAAGGCAAGTCCATCAACAGGAATCTCCAGTCCAGCTGTAATTAAAATGATATCTCCCACCACGATTTAATCCTTAAAAATCTAACGATATTTTCCGTCTCTCAACACATCAAACTTGTTGCTACGTTAGGATATCTCATTAAGCTCCTCAAATTGCTTCTGCTTTTGAAAGTCATTAACAGTTGCCACAATGGAGCAAACTGCAACGGCAGCCAAAATAGTGACGCCTTCAAGCCAAAAGGTCTGACGGTCTTCAGAATAGATGGCCTAGGTGATAATTGAGACAACGGCAGCTCCTATCAGAATTTGGAGCATCAAGTCCTCGAGGGTCCCGCAAAAGATTTCAAAAAGTGTCTTGAGGCGTCTTTTGGCCAGCTAGTTCTTTCCATAGAGCCTCTGGTTCTCTTCCACTTTGGATTCGGGTAATCCTTGGGTCGGATGCGTGTTGAGGGCTACATATCAAAAATAGTACCCTTGGTATAAAAACCTATGGTAGTCTTGAAAGAAAAGTGAGCTCAGTGGTTGAACTGGTCTCCCGGTTTAAGTAATCAGTGACCGGCCTCTTCCGTTATGCTAAATGGCTCATAATCGCCTAATTAAATcagatataaataaaatattcaacacaactattaaagataataaaaaaaaagctctcCGTTATCTTCAccaatattttcatttgcttactatcaattttgaatattaaaaaCTGATTGTATCAAGCCTTATGGGCCATTTTAAGAAGATGCCGGAAATCAGTAGTATGAGACTGCTTGAAAAGGGTTTGGAGGTCGGCCTCACCTTTATGAGATAAACTTTTCTAAATAAATTTAAGTCTTACTTTTGACTTTTTACTTGATGTAAAAATGCGAGTATATATCTTGTCGTTGTTTTCCTTCTCCATCTGTACCATTCTGAGCTGATGATAGATCTGTGTATTCTCACGCTGTTTGGTCATCAACTGCTCTTCGTATTCACGAATTGCCTCGATGTCTTCCCTCTTTGACTATCTTCTCTCGAACCTGGTTTCAAGAGTGCGCAAGAGGGCATCATAAGTACCCTGCATCTATTATTTGGCTTCATTTAGTTCttaataaaaagaagaataCTGATAAGCTTGAGTTAGATTTGCTCTGTGCGAGCATACTCATCACGCAAAAATTGGGCCTTCTAACGAGAGATAAGGCTTCTAGCGTTCTCCACAGCGTTTAAGCGTTAATTCTATGCTTTTTATAACTCTTCAGCATGGTTTATTTCAGTTGCTCGATTTATTTCAGACGGTCTTAGAGGCGCTTATTGAGGACTTTACACTTCATCTCCATTTCATCAGCTTTTTCCTATAGCCTTCGCTTTTATCTCTCAATTAGGCCTATTTGGTATAGGTATTTCTCTTGAACTTTGCtactttccttttttgtttactAAGTAATTTTAATTTATGCTTTCTTTTCGCTTTAAATTGCAATTATCTTTGTCTAAAAcacttcttatttttatttgagaacTGTTTCATGGGTCTTCGAAGAGCTAGCAATTCTTTGTGATGGTTTTCCTTTTCCGCCTTTTATCTATGTTCGAAGTCTAGCTTCAGCTCTTCCATTGTTTTTTGGATCTGCTTAACAGCTTCTTCATGTGTTTATTTAACTTGAAGATAGTTTCATCATGTTTAGTCTGCAATTTGGccatattttcttcattaatttttctaaaTTCTTGGTTGACTTTAGTTTTGTAAGCCTCGCATTCTTTTTCGTATTGCTCTTTACGCTCTGCAAATTTCTTTTCCCATTTGCTATTATCTTCAATGTTGCGATGTCTTTAGAAATCAAGTTCCTCCTTAAGTTTTTTTATGCTCTTGTCCTTGTCCATCTTGGCAAGAAGCTGAAATTCAGCAAAGTCTTCTCCCATTTTCTTCAACTAGAACTCATAGTCTGCCAATTTGACCTTTAATTGCTGTACCTAGTCATCTGGCTTAGAGGCGAAAagcttaatttctttttcatggcGTTATggtgattttggttttggaggATGGATGAAGCCAGCTGAGGAGATATGATTATGCTATTAAGAGCTAAGACCTGAAGCAGTTCATGAGGGTTTTTGATCTCCTTAGCCATCTTTTCTCTACGCTTTCCTTCAGGAGACCGATTTTATTTATCGGGCGAGTGGTTCAGCAGCATCAATGCAATCGttataattaaatttaataataaagTTAGATaatttgacattgaatgcatcGCAGATCCATACGGTAAAATCTATAAAGCCAGGGAATAAGAACTCGTAGCAGAACTCCTCTCAAGGAATCAAGCAACAATCCTCTTCATAATAGGAAGGAGGAAAATTATAGTGACAAGGGATAGAAATGGTAAGATGCTGTCTTTGAAGAGAACAGAAGGTCTGGGCAAGAAGGAAGACGAGATAATGCAAGAACCAGATGCTTTTAAATGCGTGTGAACAACATCGCCATCATCAGTGACAAGATTAATGGTCTACTCAGCTTGATAAAAAGGataaaattgatgaagtttccCAAAGACGCACTATGGAAAGATTCCATTCAACTAGAAACAGAATAAGTCAGCTCAAAATTTAGCACAAAATATGATCCAAAATTTAGCTCAATAGTAGACttacaaagagaaaaacttCCAGCAGCATACACACCAAAAGCTCAAAACATTCCAAATATGAAATCAATCAACTCTCCTTACCATCCTTTCAGCAGATAAGTTAAAACTAATACAAAATAGAGAGTGGGTCCAAAAGGATGTCAaaatatgaagaaccagaagtagccagaaaaatattttacagCTAGCCAACAAAGATATAAAAGAAGTAAAAGACACCAAAGAGATGCTATCTTCCTCCATAGGAATACAGCAAGAATGAAATTTCTtcaatacaaaaagaaaaatagaaggcTTTAAAACAGCAATATTATGATGAACCAATATAGTTCCAAAAATATGAGATCAAGATTCAACGCAAAGACTTTTAAAAGACCCAAAGGGTAGCCAGCAACTATATggaaaaaattgaagagaagaaaccTATTGATAAGAAATAGCTAAGATATGGAGGATAAAAGAGATAAGCTAACGTCTAAAAGAAATTCGAAAAAATCACAATTAAGCACGAAGAAAGGAAAAACCTTAAATAAGAATTCAGTAATAGacttcttttgatttttaaagaGCAGTCCCTAAGCCATAGGCATCAAATTTCATGCCAATTCTCGTATAATAAACAGGACGCACTCAAAAGCTGAATACTACAACCAAATTGATCGACGAGCAAATCAAGCGTATCAAGACAAAAATCGAATAAAGTTAAAATCACAGTCAGTGGATGCACTCAAAGCTCTAAAGCAAGCACCACGATTTGACTTATTAGGAATCTAATTACGATTGAGTTGATATATTTTCCCAATGTATtctattcatatataaataagatatGAACAAATAGTCAGATTAGGACTACATCGCTGAGGATGAAGGTTACCACTTTGATATTTAGGATCAGCCACTGATAATAAGAAACAGAACAAGGCCAAGAAGGGAACAGCCATACGTTTGAACAAAAAGGAGATGATAGATACATCCATACGCGCATTTTTACCTTAAGGAGTTACCCTCTCCCACCTTCAACCACTCACCCCAGAAGAGTATAAAGCACTCCTCTAGGTCAAAGACGCTCCTGAATTCTCTTTGAACTATAAGACCTTTCTTGCAAAGGTTTCCAAAGTCACTGATGGCGATACAGTCAAAGCCATCATTTATCTAAATGGATCTCCTACAAGATTTGTCTTCCGCCTTAATGGAATAGACACTCCAGAATGTCGCAAGGGATAGTGTAAAGAATTCGGGAAACGTGTAAAAGAAATCGTTGCAAGTATGATCGAAGATAAAATCGTAAAGATTGAAGCTGGGGATTTCGATAAATACGGACGCATTCTTGCAAGAATATACACATATTCTGATGAAAAAGAGCTCTGCATTAATGACTTCCTCGTCTAGCATGAACTAGCGAAATCGTATTTCGGAAAAACAAAAGTAGAGTTTACAAGTTCTGATGAGGATGACTTTTTGAAAACGTTCAAGGCCAAGGTTTGGCCAAAGACCGTAAACTTTCCTCTTTGAATCATGATCTCGTTCAATTATTCAAATAATTATATGGTTTTATCattccttcttcatttcttgggCTTTGAATCTTTGAGGGAGTTGACAATGTTAGGGACTTGGCTACCTGCAGTTATGGTTAAATTGGTTGTGAGAGCTTGTCCGGCAAGATATCTTAAGTAATCATCAGTCAACAGTTCAGGATAAAGTTCTGCTTCTTCAAAGGCGGCCAAAAATTCAGTATTTACCAATGCTTTTTACCTCTCTACGATGATGTCCGCCTATATCTTTGCCATTTTGAGCTCATTTTTTTTACGGTCCAGCAGCTTCTCAAGCTCGATTCGTTTAACAGACAGATCAGCCTCTGCCTTGATCCTTGCTTGACTTTGATTGGTCCTTCGCTCCTCAACTACTGTCCTTTATTTTCTACAGCAATCAAGAATTCCACCTTCACCTTCTCCATTTGCTCTACGTTCTGCAgaattttcttgggaatggtTGGCTTAGTGACTCTTACTGAAAGAATTTCGATTCCTGGCGCCCATTTCTTTAGATCTTGGCTAAGAGCTTTCATAAGCTCCTCATCAAGGCGATCAAAAAGGTCAATATAGATCTCTTGAAGTGTGTGCTTGCTGCAAAATTGATTGATTTAGTGGTGAATTTTGTCTGTGATCCATATCTTTTCATAATCCTCTGTATAGTTCAAAACAGTCCTATACACTTGCCTCCTTTCTAGTCTGTTCACGACCTATATCTTGTCGAACGTGATGAGCAATCCGTTGGCAGTTCCACATGGGACACGCTCAACCTTATCAGTCTGAATCATGAGATCCATGCGTATCACTTCCTGCATGCCTGGTACTCTGAAATGAAAGCCAGGCTCGATGAGTTCGTTCTTCAAGACTCCGAATTCTTTGATAAGTCCCACCTGGCCTTCCTTAATCTGGTAGAAGCCAAGAAGCATCACTGATGCATAAGCCAGGATCAGCATACATGCCCCTGCGATTATACTCATGCCGTTAAATTTAAATATAGAGAAGTAGAGGATCACTTGCGCCTCCGCAGTCCTATCTTGGAAAAGATAAGCGTGTTTTTAATCTTGCGGTTGTAACGTTACTAGAGCTATTTCCGCTATTGCAGCTCTTTGGTAAGAGGAGCGCTCTCAAGAGCTTGCCGTTTCATGTCGTATGTCAACTCATCCACGAGCAAACTTTGCAGGCTTTAGTTCACCTCTAATATcccttctccctttttttaGAAGGACTCGATCTAACGTGATGACTACTTTCCTTTGGCTCTTTCAGTACGCCAATCCTCCCTCGAATAAATGGCAGAGGCTGAATAAAAAAAGTCTGTGAGTTTTGTCACGCCTCCCAGGgtctatttgtttgattttatagCTGTGCTTGAAGTATTTTTAGTTAGCTAGCTTTGCAAGTCGTCAGCGCACTTCTACTTAACTGATTCAATGCTTAAAAATGGGACTTATGGCATTTCCAGTATGGAGGTCTACCGGTCTTCGCCCTTGTTTGCTTCTTCGAATAAGTCGTCGAGGTTTTATAGCTATTGCGATGGATCATAGGGCTGCAGCTATAGAGGGTCTTGCTCAAAAGCCTCGTTCATCTGCTGGATGTATTATTGATAGAGCTAGTACCGCTAGTGCACCTCCTTTGTGGCCTGAAGCGCCTACCGGTAGAGGTCCAGGCATAAAGTTCCCGAAATACTTTTTATGACTAATTCTTGCATTTTAAGGACGAAGGAAGGGGCATAAGCATGAAAATGCTAGTATGTGATAGACTTAAGGAGAGTGTTGATGAGGTTAAC is a window encoding:
- the LOC116268051 gene encoding uncharacterized protein LOC116268051: MSIIAGACMLILAYASVMLLGFYQIKEGQVGLIKEFGVLKNELIEPGFHFRVPGMQEVIRMDLMIQTDKVERVPCGTANGLLITKHTLQEIYIDLFDRLDEELMKALSQDLKKWAPGIEILSVRVTKPTIPKKILQNVEQMEKVKVEFLIAVENKGQ